The genomic DNA tattcgactggtcttgctcgaagtagccgaactatgtcgatgcaggaagatgttcgcagtgcagtcccacgaacggttacgccgggaagtagacgaagtagtcgttcgcacgagcggttacgccgggaagtagacgaaggagtcgttcagggagcgagcagtcgcgtcaagacgcttcccaaaaacctaattgtccgcgtcccgtgcaggaccttcagtgagcagaggttccggaggccctgctctcgctagacctgtgcgcgcagtgctagcggtggggaaggcagaaagcagctgagggagaagggagaggtctcctgaagaggagtacctggatgagtgcttgagatgagtgaggatgagaggagagggtgctggtttatataggcacgatatgcctcaggttcaacgaacctggacatcatgaatggctttgatgagcggcagttaatgtgcctcaggttcaacgaacctggacgtcgtaaagagccttcaatgtccggtcattagtgacgacattaaccctctgttttaatactctttactgcaaaacatccttctcatctcagcatatcacgtcgcaccgcaccggcacgtcacgtccggccgcgcaccgcggcgcgcctcgtctcggccacggcccggcgaggcgagcgagcgcgcgcgtgtggttcaccgtcctcctcttaccggcttcacaagtggtgtacacgaagtccaccttttaagtcggttgagatcctcctcaattctcggtacggaattaagcattgattccctagcattaatagtgggctttaaattcttttaatgctttagaagtaatgggccaagcccattactccaacacaaATTCTGTAGGTGTATCTTATCACTGTTCTGAAAATAGTTCAAGGACCACAAGCGATCTGTACTTGAGTACTTTCCATGGCATCCAATGCATGTCCCAACAACTAATGTAGGCATCACTAGATATAACCCAATCGCAGTGTGGTAATCAAAACAAAGAACAAGCAGAGCTGCCAACCACACTCAAGTACTTTCAAAGAATCAATGAAGAGAGTACACATCAACGTAGCATGTTCTACTCAATTCAACAGAGAAACTAGAAGCATAAGTCAGgatttcctcaaaaaaaaatcggGATTTCCTCAAGAAATGCAGAAGTCAGGATTTCCTTTTTAAAAATAAAGAAGCGGTCAGGAGCCAAATCCACGTGAACTGAGTCCAATGCTGCAATGCACATCAAAAGTTATACACTGGAGTTGCTGGTCTCAGACAGATTACAACCCCAACCACAAATTCAGGGAGGGGTATTAGTACTATGAGCATATCTAGTCTGCTCTAACGATACAAGTGAAGGCTACAATAATACAAACAAAAGAAAGTGTCGATTGCTTTTATCTGTGAATTAGACTGATCCCATGAGAGCAAGAAAAGCATGCGACAGCCATATTACTTTTATTAGTGATGGATCCTCTACACAGTTACAAGCTGCAGCCTTGATTCCAACGTGGCATCCTTGTCGAGATCCCTCACATAGTGCTAAGAAGACTACAATTAGGATATGAGATGGCAGCGAGGTAAGAACTTTGTTGCATATTCCGATATTCGCCCGGATGGAATTCACTGGGGAGGGAACCAACCACTGCCGCAGAACTTATCTGATGGCCTTGGCATTGACAGACCAACATGATTGACTTGCATTTGGTTTCTGTTACCATCATAAGCCAAAGAGGACCAGTTGGTTGTGGCCCCTTTATTCAAGTTCTGAGGTGGAATGAAGTAGTTTCTATTTCCATCATAAGCTGAAGATCGATATGCTAAAGTGTCATTATGAACAGGAATATCACCCATCAAAGTCCTGAACGCAAACACAAGGCATGGATCTGACCAGACGTGTCGAAATAGCGTCGACAGGGCAGATCCAGACATATTATCAGAGGTTTCACCTTGTCCAACTTGTTGCAGCAGAACAGGTGTCTCAGCTGGAGCATTGTGGCATCCAACACCTCCTGAAGAGTACGGGACTGATGCTCCTTGAACTTGATTGGAAACTGAAGGGTATTTGTCCTCAAACTTTTCTGAAGAACTTGCGGTAGGTGTTCCATCTTTCATCTCAGAAAGTACAGAGGAATTGGCCTTTCGCCCAGGTTTTTGGACTTGCTTTTTTTGTGACTGGTTGGTGATGTCTGAATGTGTGCTAGGTTCATCTCTTGGCGTATTATTATTTGCTTCCTGGCTAATCTTCAGTGCAGCTAAACGAGGTGATGATCGAAGAGGTGTAGCAATCCCTTTGACGGGTTTAGTTTTGCGTTTCTTTTCCTTTGTTTTCTGCTCCACATTCGTTCCAGCTCTGGTAACAGATTCAGCTTTCCCTGGAGTGTGTTCTATCGAGCCTGATTGGATGCTCTTGGACTCTGCAGCTTCAACTCGAACAGTTTCCCTTTGGACATTTCTCAGTGTGTTGGTACCTCTTGGTATATCATATTGATTAGACTCAACAGCTGTATCTGGTTGTGCATGATCTGACGGTTTCCCTGTCTGAATTTTACAAAACAAAGATCAGCAGTTGTAGTGGCCAACACTGAATGAGAAAAGGCAACAAGAAAAAGAATCCCTCCAATTCACTTAGTCGGAATACAAAAGCCACGGCAGAAAAGCACCATAATAATTTAGCAGACCTATATGTCAACATAAGATGCATCGTATGCAACaatgtttgtgtgttagtgcaTATAGGAAATCTGAAATACTAACTATAATCAAACTCTGTGGTGCTTTGCATCACTATATAATCCCAATATTGTAGAGAAATACAGGTGCAGGTAAAGGTCAAAGAAACAACTTACATGATCAGATTGGTCCCCTGCAGTATGCAGGTCCTCAATTTTTCTCTTGTTTGGCAACGTAACACATTGACTGATGTCTCCAGATTCAAGATAGCGGTACACATCCTTAAGAGAGCGAAATTCATATCCATTGATTGGGTCAATATAGAACTGTGAATAAAATGAATCGACCAGTTACAGTCACAGAACAAAAGGCTATGCAGACAGTCAGGCATCAGAATGAAAACCATAAAATATACATGTTAGAAAAACAAGGCCATCAAGGTGCACCCTAATGTTACAGCCATGTTTGCCATCTCTGTTTCCTCCTTGGTGGGCGATGGACGATCGGCCCTCTTCAGGAAGGATCGGTGGCTTCACGGCAAGTCCATCGAGGACCTGGCTCCGGCGCTGGTTCCCTTCGTGAGCAAGCGGGCACGCTCTAGGAGGGCGGTTCATGAGGCCATGCAGGATTTGCACTGGGTGAGCCACATTGGCGGTGGGTTGTCTGTGCCAGCAATCGTGGACTATCTCAAGCTTTGGGATGTTTTGGAGAATGTCCAGTTGCTTGAAGACCAGCCGGACCAACATCTTTGGACGCCAGAGAGCTCGGGTTCATACTCCGCACGTTCGGCTTACGCCAGGTTCTTCGTGGGCTCAACCACTTTTGAGCCGAGCAAACGTCTTTGGAAGTCGTGGGCGCCCCTTAGATGTAAGATATTCCTTTGGTTGGCCATGCTCAACAGATGCTGGACGGCGGATCGACTGGAACGTCGCGGGCTACAACACCCGGACAGTTGCCTTCTCTGCGATCAAGAGGAGGAGACAATTCAGCACATCCTCACATCTTGTGTCTTCACCAGACAGGTATGGGCAGCCGTTCTTGGAAAGATCGGCCTGCTGCACCTGGCCCCATCATTGGACTTTGACATTTTCAAAGATTGGTGGAGATGGGCTGCGCGCAGGGTGCCTAAAGCTGCTAGGAAAGGGCTGAACTCCTTGGTCATCCTCACATCTTGGTCGATCTGGAAACTCCGCAATCGTTGTGTCTTCAATGGCTGCCACCCGGACATCCGACTCATCCTGCGGGAGATAGCTGAGCAAGCAACACTGTGGAAGATGGCGGGGGCAAAGGCGTTGGGGGAGCAGCTGCCGTAGGGGTGTGCTGCAGCGAGGAGTGTGTGGTTGTACCCTTTTTTTCAGCTGGCGCGATTGTAACAAAAAACTAACCCAGGCCGTGGATTCGGCATTGTAATTTGGACCGTTCTTTCTTCCTATTAATACAACGACACACAGTTCTCCtgcgcgttcgagaaaaaaaagaaaaacaaggcCAAAAGAAACTTATCAATTTGAGACATTTTCACAATTGAATCAGGGGAACAACAATTTACCATGTCACCCTTGATTCTAGATCCATATCGATTCTTTCTAGGTCTGCGTTCTTTCAACCAACCGTCAGGCAACCCCTCTCCAGCAGGCTCATACTTGCCATCAGCCTAGGCAGGTAATAGCAAGTGGAAATTTAAAGAAAGCTGTCGATTAGGATGGtcatataaaagaaaaacaaaaaggaaagagTTCCAAATTTATATACCATGGCAGTGGGTTTTGCAAGAACAATCTCACTTTGAGTTATAGAATGAGAGCCCTCACGAGAATCAATAATTATGCCTGGTTTAGAAAAAGCGGAAAACCCTGTTTAGCTCAGAGATATTGGATGACTCACTAAGTCATGCAAGGAAACGTTAGGTATGTTTTGGACGTATGCATGGAGTGCATTGCGAAAATAGCGTAGTGTGATCAGTATTTATGTTCTTCAGTCTTCAGTAATAATGCACTACCTCATGTGTCGCACTAATAAAACCAATGGAACAAGGGAAAACACTCCCGTGGAGCACTTAAGCACTACTTAGAACTTTAGAAGACACGGCATGGCTCAAAATGAACCAGAGCAACTGAAATTATATTAATCCACTCCTTACTTCAATTCACCCATTCAGCTTCGGAAAGAGACAATCTAAGCAAATCCTAGAGATGACCTATTACGCTCATGCTAGTAGTGAACAATTCATAGAAGTGTGGACCGAGGTCCCTGTATAATCTAGGATTCTACAAAAATCAAAACACTCATAACTTGGTGGGCTAACGTACCTAGCAAGTTGCATTGAAGAGTAACTGGATTGAAATCTTAAAATAAAACTTTAAATACCTAAGTTTGCACGAACAGGCACGAGATTATACCTaagttaacaaaaaaaaagcctAACTGAAAGGTCCCTTTTCATGAATTTGTCTTTTGCGAAGTAACTTTTTTTACTATCCAAATCGCACATTAGCATGCGCTGCATGTCCAGCACCTCAAAACAATTCAAGTAGGAATCCTAGTCTGGAGCTATTTGACAGGCAGAAACTAATGAAGCACTGGACCAAGCCACACATGACCATCAAGAACGTATCTTTTCGCACAATTTCTGCTTCCAGATCCAAAATCTGATAAATATATATCACCAAACTAAGAAGTACAGAAGCCACGGAAATACAATCACATGATATAACCAAGGAACCCGCCCGTGTTCTCCAACAATCCAAACTCTAATTTTTGCGAAACCCAAAGAGCCCCAGTGGCACATTAAAAAAAAAGCTAAAATACAAGTTTTATTACACGCACGCACACTGACTGGCTGGAAATACCAGCACGGGCCAGCAAGAAACAAGGAGACGGAGTAAGAAAGAACTCACCGGCCGGCGCTACGGCCCGGCTGCGGCGCCCATGGAGCTCGGTTTCCCCGGAGATTGCTGCCGAcaggaggagaggaagaggaggaggacacGGCAAGGTAGCTGTTGCTCCCACTGCTCCACCTTCACGCACTGGGAAGGAACCGGAGGAAAGGCAGCAGCTTTCTTTTACCCGCGCCCAGTGCCCTgacgccgccgcgagcccgcgACTTTTGTCTGCTCCTCAAGATACGATGAGGTgaggcgtggtggtggtgtcATGTGCTGACTGTGACACCGTCCTTGCCCTTTGGCTCCTTGCAACATTAATCTCTTGCACAGGCACGCAGCTGACCATTTTTCCCCTTCCTCGATCTCCTTCGACTCTCTTTTTCTTGCCAACCACGTGTGAATCAGGCAGGACAACTGCAAAACAGTCATCAGCTTGCTTCAGAAAGAATTCCCAAGTTCCCAAACACTTTTCTTCTCGTTTTTCTGCCATTTTCGGGTGGTGGTGAACTGGTCGTgtagtctgaactctgaaggttAGAGTTCAGGTCCTGTTTATATGccaccccgtaaacacaaaaacgcaaaattttgcgaaaaaattttgctaatttgaagtactaaatgaagtctatttacaaatttttttgcatagatgagctgtaaatcgcgagacgaatctaataaggctaattaatccatgatttgcaacagtgatgctacagtaccatccacccactaattattaattaatcatagattaattagcaccattagattcgtctcacgatttacaactcatctgtgcaaaaagttttataaatagatttcatttaggacttcaaattggtaagattcttttgcaaaatttttttgaaaaagaactaaacacggcctcagtCAATGTTGCTTCTGCATCTAGCATGATGTGGCAGTTTTGCAGCATTACTAGCAGTCTAGTAGTCACAGATACTGGTTTACtactaagggtgtgtttagatgggacgaaaaaaaatttgtgatgaaatcttgctaatttgtcACATCAATCACCATAGTGAGGAAAGGTACCCTGCCAAGTGCCAGTGTGCCACTCCTCAGTTGCCCCCAATTATTGGCCTCATCCTCCCAAAATCAGCGCCTGCATCCTTTCACGACCAGACCGCACGGATAAGTTACAAttaggctttctccaaccattccccccatccaactccccccaaacgtactatttactatattttactacctccctccaaaaattcctccccctataactccttctctccaaccattccccccatatctattctctctatatactatcactcattaactaactatttatttaacgtttttgaattttaaaaaaatcatacagtatttgtattGTCATAATACATATTATCAtcgtgttacggggctcaaacgggattaatatcgcgaagaaacggtgtgattagagatatagagGGAGTTTCAACTCTCCCCATACGTGGGGGGAGTTCCATCTCTCCCCCTACGCAGGGGGCGCTTTAGGGGGAGCTGTTGGAGCGCTGCTCCCCCCAAAgcccccctacgtagggtggggggAGCTGTCCGGGGCTCCGTTGGAGCTCGCCTTACAAGTGCGGCAGAGGCTGAGGGGAGCCATGAAAAGCATGTCAAGTTCCCCCGAAATTTACTGTAGCGGGGTGAAAAAACACTGTAGCATATTGTATCacgtttcgtttgtttgtggtagatATTGTCGTACCAtaatctaactaggctcaaaagattcgtctcgcaacgtacatcaaaactatacaattagtttttttatttacctacatttagtactccatgcatgggtcgtttactacatttaatgttttgatgtgatggagatgtgatgtttttgtAGGGTTTttggggaactaaacagggcccaaTTCACCAAGCAGGTCATATCCACCAATTAAAGACTGCCGATACAGCAAAAGCAAAGGGTTTCTGAAGGACACATGAGTCAGtcagagagagagggagcacACTGGCAGACAGCAACAGGAACGTATAGAGGAATCCGTTTCTCTGTAACCCCCCATCTTTATGAAATGACACGGTTAGTCGAGGGAGATCAACAGATGTCGACTTAGCGGGTCATTAGACCTAGCCTTTgtgttgcaaaattcaaaatttcaaatctatcacatcaaaagagaATTTTacatacatgaaatattaaatctacacgaaataaaaaacgaatTGTATATTTTGCTTGTAAATtgagagacgaatctaatgtatTTGCTACAGTGCAtgtgctctaatgatggattaattaggctcattagatttgtctcgtagtttacagatgaattctgtaattagttttgtaattagtctatgtttgaTATTTCTAATGTGTAAAGATTCCATTTTAAAAACTTTACAAACGCAACTAAAGGAAGCCCTAGCTTTTCCCACATGCTCAAACGTGGAAAACGATGGATTGATCCCACACCCTTGCTACGTTCACTTCAGCTGCCAGGCTGCCACACTCTCTTTCTTCTGAAAATAAACTACCacactatctttttttttatgaacGAACAACACTCGACGAGTgcgtttctattgatataggAGAAAAAAATACAAAGTTATATTCCTGGGAGACCATAACTAGGCAAcaaaagaaagaggaaaaaaaacacCAAATCAgcgggttggattgggacatcaacacacGCCAACAACAACTCAACTCCGAcaggtcggattgggacatcgacacgaGCCGCACAACGCATCTCTGCAAGACAACACTGCCctgtcggattgggacatcgactcGGACCTCAATCACCCCGTCGGATGCGGCAACCACCAACAATCCACACATATAATTGCCGAAACTGCAAATGCAACCCTGCGTCGATAGGGATCCAACAGACGCAGACCGCACCACACTATCTGAAACTCAGCATTCGGAGATGGATTTCCACGAAACAAAATCTGCCACACTCTCTTTCTTCTGAAAATAAACTACCACGCTATCTGAAACTCAGCATTCGGAGATGGATTTCCACAAAACAAAATCGTCAGTGATTAGTTGTAATCACGCAGGAATTTAGCTTGGGGCAACTGACAGCAATGGTACGGCCATCAGCCATGCTGCTGTCTGTCTGCTGAGtgctgaagaaaaaaaaaacattcctTTCGGGCGGCAGCTCACCAAACAAAGCCTGCTCTCATCAGAGGCAGGGAGGCTGAAACGTGGAAAAGGATGGGTCACACATTTCTTGGCAGCGAGCATAGGTTCTATTTGGATTCGCGTTTCTCGTGTTCGCGAGGGCGTTTGAGCAAGATAAGCAGAATAATCCCGCCGAACCCTCCACGGCGAACGCGCGACTCATAGTCGCCCGCGTTGTGCAGTTGGCAAAAATGAACTGGAGACCCGCGATTTTGAAAAGCGGCCGCGGAGCTGCGTTCGCGAAAACGCGACGCGTGTTCCTGGCTCGCGGAAACAAACAGGCCCATAAGTGATGTAGGTGTTCGTTTAGCCTGCCAACCTCTTTCTCtctgagggtgtgtttagttcattttgcaaaaatgtgtaaagatgtaaacagggcatttgaagtactaaatgaagtctatttgcaaaattttttgtatagatgggttgtaaatcgcgagacgaatctaatgatgctaattaattcatgtttaatcaataattagcggatggttactgtagcatcactgttgcaaatcatggattgagtaggctcattagattcgtctcgcgatttacagcccaaccatgcaaaaagttttgtaaatagactttatttagtacttcaaattagcaaaatttcttttcactttaatgcgtttacggcttttttgcgtttacatgtaaagaactaaacagggcctgaatTTTAAACATTTAGTTGGAAATTTCTACATATCCTCCAGTCGCAGGTAATCAGCAGCAATAATTGCAAATTTTCCCTCGGGATAATTGACACTTACTagggccgtgtttagttaaaaaatcaaaattccaaatttttttccggcacctgcatggagacttaaatctagacgaaataaaaaacacattgcgactgctgtctgtaaatggcgagacgaatctaacgaacctaattagacgctaaattgctacagtaatgctacagtaaataacctctaatgacggattaattaggctcgctagattcgtctcgcgatttacagacgagttctgtaattattttgtaattagtctatgtttagtactttaaatgtagaaagatgccttttcaaaaactttacaacgTGCAACTAAACACGGTAGGTTTTTCCCTGCAAAGCTCAGTGGCTCACCAAACGAAGCCTAGTCATCAGACGCATGTCGATAGCCTGCATCCCTAGCATAGAATCAGCCATCAGGGATTCAGACTGCGGCTGTGTTTAGATACACAAAAACCCccacaaaaacatcacatctccattacatcgaaatattaaatgtagcaaatgacc from Panicum virgatum strain AP13 chromosome 7N, P.virgatum_v5, whole genome shotgun sequence includes the following:
- the LOC120681315 gene encoding uncharacterized protein LOC120681315, whose amino-acid sequence is MAEKREEKCLGTWEFFLKQADDCFAVVLPDSHVVGADKSRGLAAASGHWARVKESCCLSSGSFPVREGGAVGATATLPCPPPLPLLLSAAISGETELHGRRSRAVAPAGIIIDSREGSHSITQSEIVLAKPTAMADGKYEPAGEGLPDGWLKERRPRKNRYGSRIKGDMFYIDPINGYEFRSLKDVYRYLESGDISQCVTLPNKRKIEDLHTAGDQSDHTGKPSDHAQPDTAVESNQYDIPRGTNTLRNVQRETVRVEAAESKSIQSGSIEHTPGKAESVTRAGTNVEQKTKEKKRKTKPVKGIATPLRSSPRLAALKISQEANNNTPRDEPSTHSDITNQSQKKQVQKPGRKANSSVLSEMKDGTPTASSSEKFEDKYPSVSNQVQGASVPYSSGGVGCHNAPAETPVLLQQVGQGETSDNMSGSALSTLFRHVWSDPCLVFAFRTLMGDIPVHNDTLAYRSSAYDGNRNYFIPPQNLNKGATTNWSSLAYDGNRNQMQVNHVGLSMPRPSDKFCGSGWFPPQ